In the Nymphalis io chromosome 2, ilAglIoxx1.1, whole genome shotgun sequence genome, one interval contains:
- the LOC126777953 gene encoding uncharacterized protein LOC126777953 isoform X4, with the protein MSWMKRQSNAPPPSSEHQAYAAPQPYGNQQNMYPNYQGAPQTAQQQQMWQMPQQQPQYGQQYGQVYQQQPFVNNTNQYFQQPQQYNQHYANQNFDNAQPSYQQNYYQNQMPQQQQQNFAQNEGNADGWEDNWNWGWEDSSKQQQKSLTQAAPNQPGLQQPVYNNNANVIEESFASTNSWNWSMEEKKDTELQQTQSQPIQDNREKTAHIDNSNNENNVASEPTDQRRASNISAHSTQDEIKTLNDKEIVKEALPNLALGKRFNPENLTPQWSIESQMSQDSSDGPHTQSEGTYRSENQSRNSSKSSPGPNTDTANFNYSQSSFNENITNSEWSNHYSEESMLVSNIQSNSRRESCDDLINSIQDMNIANHENVSLDVRHSSHNIENITDNKQMKAPVPSISPNPTALNQYISQPSMPPPPPVSTQYLPHNLPVSTTNSVQTPQSLPAANNTASSSSSSIMPTPGLPPPTATMPLPPTTNFPTSSSQNPFKSAAPFSHKNISKVPPVNPQLPTYAPPNSGPILTSPAAVSKVVQQDRLSANFGANLETTPDNSERPDQPQVSNYRSMPLPSQVPDNLEIAPQNDRNEYLQTAHLSSVDYGENTDFSRNIPPPGLRRMGVGQQEVEYNQNLNISGDEPPPGLARMVPGQQTESHSSYNQTADDYMDRQIDGQPTDSSGRPYRQADGQQTPDNYSQTVTTRGGDRRPVGLDRMVPGEPSNDEYPQYQTQNFASANEQRVVTGVDHDYPISADAGPTDIREQNVDGSDYTEPPPRNPSRSIIGAREASNATSPDFSLSVDDQQREITMEGENLQDLSVVSSVDMSFSREPTYDGSNANTVEEPKDRNHDVTDATDYPTNNSRRQSLNRVTSGEDSERDRAFKGSPRKDRDKPKTSRDRDRDRDKERGRYSRGDRKYDREAERRSGRDERRPDKDRRDRDRDWDRERRDKDVSPDGRRHRRSTRSHRYETEDTDYYSDRERNRRQYREGSYTSKPPRDDKERRRHLTLERERDPFERRYRDIDPRKYASLRRERGDDDRRKGETYSSGSRAGSREATATDEEADEPRRRAHRDERRRHRHHHYYDGERVSGALAGGAGGPAWGSALEAQRRHYEYYERLRRTDPAAYMRLYKQLLAPGLYGNLYADGYGQLGYEARTEERGSVHSGRSSANGLKPADTYYVSSRVARDALSLRTDLSDRELTTDMSLNLHLDESTVRSERMTPFKYSTAHVKGVLGARALLVVSAGWPVDGRAPALQLLPLARLLQRHAADLAAYPGPLRRGVTHKKSVVEYCEARVRGAHQHGGADVIGYALLWDLLALMLRQNGVVVGSDVAELLMKNTKEFEYKIAPDKSTEKGGSVSSGCVEGEGEGDRQYDLPSTLAEDDIKGKPVVDEKEALERYREYLVYGNRQEALEYAMDNGLWGHALQLAAHGERRARAAVYARFVASLARRDPLHSLYAALALRAPPLLAGAADPRWGDWRPHAAILLANASARADHDRRTITQLGDTLGARGLLYSAQFCYLSAGEPFAAHPLAPLRPPADPSAPAPTSAPRLSLLLADPRATTLTRFATNEAIFATEIYEYALSLSSAQQEFVLDELTVYKLVLATRLADAGQCERALRYAERAARALTRAPAPPAPPAPAAPALAAAVAQLAERLKYCDPALHDGAPDGAPDAPDDASADASPRHQRWLHELHAVAAQLSAEASQQHTPQHRAEPPAEPHVEPHLDGAQYAPWDQTLQQTQQIQKYPESVEDPPDYSMQYYQQQQHQQFQPQPQQLVSDSVPDQQHQHLQQQQQHYEPQYGYEEHGHSYADPYWQPDYGYNESGDGARPTITMPGAARGDERAASADQVDRDSDSPQSSGKEGRTESGAKGERRGTGAAAGGGGWLGGILTKLSLRAPNQMILPDDTNPTIVWDEQRQRWRDTGAADADAPAAPPPPPAGPSTSTPLQSPATLGAPPAVPVSNIFKMQKGRHIKKSYVDVLNPGGARGATAAPPGPAPPAPPAPPAPAAPADYFVPAPPAPPAPQGGIYDPALIAANNEDFRSGI; encoded by the exons ATGTCGTGGATGAAGCGGCAAAGCAACGCGCCACCGCCGAGCTCCGAGCACCAGGCCTACGCTGCACCCCAG cCATATGGGAATCAACAGAATATGTATCCAAATTATCAAGGTGCACCGCAAACAGCCCAGCAACAGCAGATGTGGCAAATGCCCCAGCAACAACCACAGTATGGTCAGCAATATGGACAAGTTTATCAACAGCAACCATTTGTTAACAACACTAATCAGTACTTCCAACAGCCGCAGCAATATAATCAACATTATGCAAATCAAAACTTTGATAATGCACAGCCTTCTTACCAGCAAAATTATTACCAAAATCAAATgccacaacaacaacaacaaaacttTGCTCAAAATGAAGGTAATGCAGATGGATGGGAAGATAACTGGAATTGGGGATGGGAGGATTCTtctaaacaacaacaaaagtCTTTGACCCAGGCTGCGCCCAATCAGCCAGGGTTACAGCAaccagtttataataataatgctaaTGTTATAGAAGAGAGTTTTGCATCCACAAATAGCTGGAATTGGTCTATGGAAGAGAAAAAAGATACAGAGCTGCAACAAACTCAATCTCAACCCATTCAAGACAATAGAGAAAAAACTGCACACATTGATAACTCCAATAACGAGAACAATGTGGCAAGTGAACCAACTGATCAAAGGAGGGCCAGTAATATTTCTGCACACAGCACGcaagatgaaataaaaacattaaatgacAAAGAAATTGTAAAAGAAGCATTACCAAATTTAGCTTTGGGGAAGCGCTTCAATCCAGAAAATTTAACACCTCAGTGGTCCATTGAGTCACAAATGTCCCAGGATTCTAGTGATGGACCACATACACAATCAGAGGGTACATACAGGAGCGAAAATCAATCCAGGAATTCTAGTAAAAGTAGTCCAGGACCAAACACTGACACAGCAAATTTTAACTATTCTCAATctagttttaatgaaaatattacaaatagtgAATGGTCGAACCATTACTCCGAGGAATCTATGCTAGTCAGTAATATTCAAAGTAATAGTAGAAGGGAAAGCTGTGATGACTTAATTAATTCTATACAGGACATGAATATAGCTAATCATGAAAATGTATCTCTAGATGTTAGACATTCTAGccataatattgaaaatattacagataataaacaGATGAAAGCACCCGTCCCATCTATATCTCCAAATCCCACGGcactaaatcaatatatttctcAACCATCTATGCCCCCTCCGCCTCCTGTCTCTACTCAATACTTACCACATAATTTACCAGTATCTACTACTAATTCGGTACAGACACCTCAGTCTTTACCTGCAGCAAACAATACAgcatcttcatcatcatcatcaattatGCCAACTCCTGGCTTGCCTCCACCTACAGCAACAATGCCTTTACCCCCTACAACAAACTTTCCGACTTCTTCAAGTCAAAATCCATTTAAAAGTGCTGCACCTTTTtcccataaaaatatttctaaagtaCCACCTGTGAATCCACAGCTTCCAACATATGCGCCTCCAAATTCTGGCCCAATCTTAACTTCACCAGCTGCTGTTAGTAAAGTTGTTCAGCAAGACAGGCTCTCTGCAAACTTTGGAGCTAATTTGGAAACTACACCTGATAATTCAGAAAGACCTGATCAACCACAAGTTTCAAACTATAGATCAATGCCTCTACCATCTCAGGTGCCTGATAACTTAGAAATAGCTCCACAGAATGATAGAAATGAGTATTTGCAAACTGCCCATCTGTCAAGTGTGGACTATGGTGAAAATACAGATTTTAGTCGTAATATTCCCCCACCAGGGCTAAGAAGAATGGGAGTGGGACAGCAAGAGGTTGAATACAATCAGAATTTGAATATTTCTGGTGATGAACCCCCTCCAGGCTTAGCGCGAATGGTGCCTGGTCAGCAGACAGAAAGTCATAGCTCGTACAATCAAACAGCTGATGACTACATGGACCGACAAATTGACGGGCAGCCGACTGATAGCAGTGGTCGACCTTATAGGCAAGCAGATGGCCAACAAACCCCCGATAATTATTCACAAACAGTAACTACAAGAGGAGGAGATAGAAGACCTGTTGGTTTGGATAGGATGGTACCTGGGGAGCCTAGTAACGATGAATATCCTCAATATCAAACTCAGAATTTCGCTTCTGCAAATGAACAAAGAGTTGTCACTGGAGTTGATCATGATTACCCAATATCGGCCGATGCGGGTCCCACCGATATTCGTGAACAAAACGTGGACGGGTCCGACTACACTGAACCACCTCCGAGGAATCCATCGAGAAGTATAATTGGAGCACGGGAAGCTAGTAATGCCACTTCTCCAGATTTCAGCCTATCTGTTGATGATCAACAAAGAGAGATTACGATGGAAGGCGAAAATTTACAAGATTTGAGCGTCGTTTCATCGGTGGACATGTCTTTTTCGAGGGAACCAACGTACGATGGCTCCAACGCTAATACGGTGGAAGAGCCAAAAGATCGCAACCATGATGTAACAGATGCAACTGATTATCCAACTAACAATTCGCGAAGACAATCCCTTAACCGCGTCACCTCGGGCGAGGATTCAGAGAGAGATCGAGCTTTCAAAGGATCTCCAAGAAAAGACAGGGACAAACCGAAGACTTCAAGAGATCGAGACAGAGATAGGGATAAAGAAAGAGGTCGATACTCTCGAGGCGATAGAAAATACGATCGCGAAGCTGAGAGGCGATCGGGCAGGGATGAGCGGCGCCCCGATAAAGACAGGCGGGACAGGGACAGGGACTGGGATCGGGAAAGACGTGACAAAGACGTGAGTCCTGACGGCAGACGACATAGACGCAGCACTCGAAGCCATCGATACGAGACCGAAGACACCGACTACTACAGCGACAGAGAGAGAAATCGTAG ACAATACAGAGAGGGGTCGTACACGTCGAAGCCGCCTCGCGACGACAAGGAGCGGCGGCGCCACCTGACGCTGGAGCGCGAGCGCGACCCCTTCGAGCGCCGCTACCGCGACATCGACCCCCGCAAGTACGCCTCGCTGCGCAGGGAGCGGGGCGACGACGACAGGAGAAAAG GCGAGACGTACTCGTCGGGCTCCCGCGCCGGCTCGCGCGAGGCCACGGCCACGGACGAGGAGGCCGACGAGCCGAGGCGCCGCGCGCATCGCGACGAGCGACGCCGACATCGGCACCATCACTACTACGATGGTGAACGAG TGTCGGGCGCgctggcgggcggcgcgggcgggccCGCGTGGGGCTCGGCGCTCGAGGCGCAGCGGCGCCACTACGAGTACTACGAGCGCCTGCGCCGCACCGACCCCGCCGCCTACATGCGCCTCTACAAGCAGCTGCTGGCGCCCGGCCTCTACGGCAACCTCTACGCGGACG GCTACGGCCAGCTCGGCTACGAGGCGCGCACGGAGGAGCGCGGCAGTGTGCACTCGGGCCGGTCCAGCGCTAACGGACTCAAGCCTGCGGACAC GTACTACGTCAGCTCTCGAGTCGCGCGCGACGCACTCTCGCTGCGCACCGACCTCTCCGACAG GGAGCTGACGACGGACATGTCCCTGAACCTGCACCTCGACGAGTCCACGGTGCGCTCGGAGCGGATGACGCCGTTCAAGTACTCCACCGCGCACGTGAAGGGCGTGCTGGGCGCGCGCGCGCTGCTCGTGGTGAGCGCGGGCTGGCCCGTGGACGGCCGCGCGCCAGCGCTGCAGCTGCTGCCGCTGGCGCGCCTGCTGCAGCGCCACGCCGCCGACCTCGCCGCCTACCCGGGCCCGCTGCGCAGAG GTGTGACCCACAAGAAGAGCGTCGTGGAGTACTGCGAGGCGCGCGTGCGCGGTGCGCACCAGCACGGCGGCGCCGACGTCATCGGCTACGCGCTGCTCTGGGACCTGCTGGCGCTGATGCTGCGTCAGAACGGG GTGGTTGTCGGTTCGGACGTCGCCGAGCTACTAATGAAGAACACGAAGGAGTTTGAGTACAAGATAGCACCTGACAAGAGCACGG AGAAAGGCGGCTCGGTGTCTTCGGGGTGTGTCGAGGGGGAGGGGGAGGGGGACAGACAGTACGACCTGCCTTCGACGCTGG CGGAAGATGATATAAAGGGTAAGCCAGTCGTCGACGAGAAAGAGGCGCTCGAGCGCTACCGGGAGTATCTCGTCTACGGGAACCGGCAGGAGGCCCTGG AGTACGCCATGGACAACGGGCTGTGGGGCCACGCGCTGCAGCTGGCGGCGCACGGCGAGCGGCGCGCGCGGGCCGCCGTGTACGCGCGCTTCGTGGCCTCGCTGGCGCGCCGCGACCCGCTGCACTCGCTGTACGCCGCGCTGGCCCTGCGCGCGCCGCCGCTGCTGGCC GGCGCGGCCGACCCGCGCTGGGGCGACTGGCGCCCGCACGCCGCCATCCTGCTCGCCAACGCCAGCGCGCGCGCCGACCACGACCGCCGCACCATCACTCAGCTCG GCGACACACTCGGCGCGCGCGGGCTGCTGTACTCCGCGCAGTTCTGCTACCTGTCGGCGGGCGAGCCCTTCGCCGCGCACCCGCTGGCCCCCCTGCGGCCCCCCGCCGATCCCTCCGCGCCCGCGCCCACCTCCGCTCCGCGCCTGTCGCTGCTGCTGGCCGACCCGCGAGCGACCACGCTGACGCGCTTCGCCACCAACGAGGCGATATTCGCCACCGAGATATACGAGTACGCGCTGTCGCTGAGCTCGGCGCAGCAGGAGTTCGTGCTGGACGAGCTGACGGTGTACAAGCTGGTGCTGGCGACGCGGCTGGCGGACGCGGGGCAGTGCGAGCGCGCGCTGCGCTACGCCgagcgcgccgcccgcgcgctCACGCGGgcccccgcgccccccgcgccgcccgcgccggcCGCGCCCGCGCTGGCCGCGGCCGTGGCGCAGCTGGCCGAGCGCCTCAAGTACTGCGACCCGGCGCTGCACGACGGCGCGCCCGACGGCGCGCCCGACGCGCCCGACGACGCCAGCGCCGACGCCTCGCCGCGCCACCAGCGCTGGCTGCACGAGCTGCACGCCGTGGCGGCGCAGCTGTCG GCGGAGGCGTCGCAGCAGCACACCCCGCAGCACCGCGCCGAGCCCCCCGCCGAGCCCCACGTCGAGCCCCACCTCGACGGTGCGCAGTACGCCCCGTGGGACCAG ACCTTGCAGCAGACGCAGCAGATTCAAAAATATCCCGAATCTGTGGAAGACCCTCCTGACTACTCCATGCAGTACTATCAGCAACAGCAACATCAGCAGTTTCAACCGCAGCCGCAGCAACTAGTCTCGGATTCCGTGCCCGATCAACAGCACCAGCATCTGCAACAACAGCAGCAGCACTACGAGCCGCAGTACGGCTACGAGGAGCACGGGCACTCCTACGCCGACCCGTACTGGCAGCCCGACTACGGGTACAACGAG AGCGGCGACGGCGCGCGGCCCACCATCACCATGCCGGGCGCGGCCCGCGGCGACGAGCGCGCCGCCTCCGCCGAC CAAGTCGACCGAGACTCCGACAGTCCGCAGTCCAGCGGCAAGGAGGGCAGGACCGAGAGTGGCGCCAAGGGCGAGCGGCGCGGGACGGGCGCGGCCGCGGGGGGCGGCGGCTGGCTGGGCGGCATCCTCACCAAGTTATCGCTGCGGGCCCCCAACCAGATGATTCTGCCCGACGACACCAACCCCACC ATCGTGTGGGACGAGCAGCGCCAGCGCTGGCGGGACACGGGCGCCGCCGACGCCgacgcgcccgccgcgccgccgccgccgcccgccggACC AAGCACGTCGACCCCGCTGCAGTCCCCGGCGACGCTCGGAGCGCCCCCGGCCGTGCCCGTgtccaatatttttaaaatgcaaaaAGGACGAC ACATAAAGAAGTCGTACGTGGACGTGCTGAACCCGGGCGGGGCGCGGGGGGCGACCGCGGCGCCGCCCggccccgcgccgcccgcgccgcccgcgccccccgcgcccgccgcgcccgccgacTACTTCgtgcccgcgccgcccgcgccgcccgcgccgcag ggTGGCATCTACGATCCGGCGCTGATCGCGGCCAACAACGAGGACTTCCGAAGTGGGATTTAA